From a region of the Chitinophaga caseinilytica genome:
- the fbaA gene encoding class II fructose-bisphosphate aldolase, producing MGKYKAGVLFGEELEALYKDAKDSGYAMPAVNVVGTDSVNAVLETAAKVNSPVIVQFSNGGAQFFAGKGMPNDKLQANISGGISGAKHVHEVAKYYGVPVVLHTDHAAKKWLPWIDGLLDAGEKFMKENGQPLYSSHMLDLSEEPIHENIEISKKYFERMNKLGMSIEIELGVTGGEEDGVDNSGVENSLLYTQPEDVAYSYEQLSQVGSRFTVAAAFGNVHGVYSPGNVELRPEILKNSQEYIEKKFGTAAKPVYYVFHGGSGSPKHQIAETLGYGVIKMNLDTDMQWAFWEGILKYYKDKEGYLQAQLGNPDGADKPNKKYYDPRVWLRKGEESFVKRLEEAFTDLNCINRNA from the coding sequence ATGGGAAAGTACAAAGCCGGCGTATTATTCGGCGAAGAGCTGGAAGCGCTCTACAAGGATGCCAAGGATAGCGGATATGCCATGCCCGCGGTAAACGTGGTAGGCACGGATTCCGTGAACGCCGTTCTCGAAACCGCCGCAAAAGTGAATTCTCCGGTGATCGTCCAGTTTTCTAACGGCGGGGCGCAATTCTTCGCGGGGAAAGGGATGCCGAACGACAAGCTGCAGGCCAATATCTCCGGCGGTATCTCCGGTGCAAAACACGTACATGAAGTAGCCAAATACTACGGCGTTCCCGTAGTGCTCCATACCGACCACGCCGCCAAAAAATGGCTGCCCTGGATCGACGGCCTGCTGGACGCTGGCGAGAAGTTCATGAAAGAGAACGGCCAGCCCCTTTACAGCTCCCACATGCTCGACCTGTCGGAAGAGCCCATCCACGAAAACATCGAAATTTCGAAGAAATACTTCGAAAGAATGAATAAACTGGGCATGTCCATCGAAATCGAACTGGGCGTTACCGGCGGTGAAGAAGACGGCGTAGACAACTCCGGCGTTGAAAACTCCCTCCTTTACACCCAGCCCGAAGACGTGGCCTATTCCTACGAGCAGCTCAGCCAGGTAGGTTCCCGCTTCACCGTGGCAGCCGCTTTCGGCAACGTTCACGGCGTATATAGCCCCGGAAACGTGGAGCTCCGTCCTGAAATCCTGAAAAACAGCCAGGAATATATTGAGAAAAAATTCGGCACGGCCGCCAAGCCCGTTTATTACGTGTTCCACGGCGGTTCCGGCTCTCCCAAACACCAGATCGCCGAAACCCTCGGCTACGGCGTTATCAAAATGAACCTCGATACCGACATGCAATGGGCGTTCTGGGAAGGCATCCTTAAATATTATAAAGATAAGGAAGGCTACCTCCAGGCCCAGCTCGGCAACCCCGACGGTGCGGACAAGCCCAACAAAAAATACTACGACCCGCGCGTATGGCTGCGTAAAGGCGAGGAATCTTTCGTGAAACGCCTCGAAGAAGCTTTCACAGACCTCAACTGCATCAACCGTAACGCATAA